In Perca fluviatilis chromosome 14, GENO_Pfluv_1.0, whole genome shotgun sequence, a genomic segment contains:
- the sf1 gene encoding splicing factor 1 isoform X5 — protein MVGLNPDFKPPADYKPPATRVNDKVMIPQDEYPEINFVGLLIGPRGNTLKNIEKECCAKIMIRGKGSVKEGKVGRKDGQMLPGEDEPLHALVTANTMENVKKAVEQIRNILKQGIETPEDQNDLRKMQLRELARLNGTLREDDNRILRPWQNSEPRSITNTTLCTKCGGAGHISSDCKYTSSFAAHRATGGEPPQSAQDKARMDKEYLSLMAELGEAPVPTSGGGHSNTQGGGHRSSGPNNNQPQQQNRPPWMSSGPTENRNYHGMHGGHGGHGGPHNYPPPMPNMGGPPMPPNPNGLPPPWMQPPPPPIGQGPGPHGHPMGLLPPPMGMMPPPPPPPSNQPPPPPSGPLPPWQQQAPPPPPTSSMATSTPLPWQQTWSSQKLHSSQARSDGFPISGYDTTTTSSPGTGTLPPWQQPQQPAASGAQPPPPMGTPSMVPPPPGVQPPLPPGAPPPPPPPPPGSTGMMYAPPPPPPPMDPSNFVTMMGMGVPGMPPFGMPPAPPPPPPQN, from the exons ATGGTTGGACTCAACCCTGACTTCAAGCCTCCTGCCGACTACAA ACCTCCAGCCACCAGAGTCAACGACAAAGTTATGATTCCCCAAGATGAGTACCCTGAAATCAACTTTGTTGGTCTGCTAATCGGACCACG TGGTAACACGCTGAAGAACATTGAGAAGGAGTGCTGTGCCAAGATCATGATCCGGGGTAAAGGTTCTGTGAAGGAGGGGAAGGTAGGCCGAAAGGATGGACAGATGCTGCCAGGGGAAGATGAGCCTCTGCATGCCCTGGTCACTGCCAACACCATGGAGAATGTCAAGAAAGCTGTGGAGCAG ATTCGCAACATTCTGAAGCAAGGTATTGAGACGCCCGAGGATCAGAATGACCTACGAAAGATGCAGCTGAGGGAGCTGGCCAGACTCAATGGCACCCTGAGGGAAGATGACAACAG GATCCTTCGTCCCTGGCAGAACTCTGAGCCACGCAGCATCACCAACACCACCCTCTGTACAAAGTGTGGTGGAGCAGGCCACATCTCCTCCGACTGCAAGTACACCAG CTCATTCGCCGCCCACAGAGCAACAGGTGGCGAGCCTCCTCAGTCAGCCCAGGACAAGGCTCGTATGGACAAGGAGTATCTGTCCCTGATGGCTGAGCTAGGGGAGGCTCCTGTCCCCACATCTGGTGGAGGACACTCCAACACCCAAGGCGGAGGGCATCGGTCCTCAGGACCCAACAATAATCAGCCACAACAG CAGAACCGGCCTCCTTGGATGAGCTCTGGTCCGACTGAGAACAGGAACTACCATGGCATGCACGGAGGGCATGGTGGTCATGGAGGACCCCACAACTACCCTCCCCCCATGCCCAACATGGGAGGCCCCCCTATGCCCCCAAACCCCAACGGCCTGCCTCCCCCCTGGATGcagccccctcctcctcctattGGCCAGGGTCCAGGACCTCACGGACACCCTATGG GTCTGCTGCCACCTCCGATGGGCATGAtgccacctccacctcctccccccAGCAACCAGCCGCCTCCTCCCCCTTCTGGACCCCTGCCACCATGGCAACAGCAAGCTCCACCTCCCCCTCCAACCAGCAGCATGGCAACCAGTACACCGCTACCCTGGCAACAGA CTTGGTCATCACAAAAGTTACATTCAAGTCAGGCCAGGTCAGATGGCTTTCCTATATCTGGTTATG ataccaccaccacctccagcCCTGGCACCGGCACCCTGCCTCCATGGCAGCAGCCCCAGCAGCCTGCAGCCTCAGGAGCCCAGCCCCCACCACCCATGGGTACCCCATCCATGGTGCCTCCTCCCCCCGGTGTCCAGCCCCCATTGCCCCCAGgtgcccctcctcctccccctccaccACCTCCTGGCTCAACTGGCATGATGTATGCCCCTCCGCCGCCCCCGCCACCCATGGACCCTTCCAACTTTGTCACCATGATGGGGATGGGGGTACCAGGCATGCCCCCCTTCGGCATGCCTCCTGCCCCCCCGCCTCCTCCACCCCAGAATTAA